From Pseudomonas hefeiensis, one genomic window encodes:
- a CDS encoding PA0069 family radical SAM protein — protein MSISLPPRGRGTATNPHNRFAPSRSVVEDDGWYQEVPPTQGTEVRIETAKTIITRNTSPDLPFDRSINPYRGCEHGCIYCYARPSHAYWDMSPGLDFETRLIAKTNAADVLEEQLSRRGYQCAPINLGSNTDPYQPIEREHRITRRILEVLLRYRHPVTIVTKGSLILRDLDLLTELAQQRLVKVMISLTTLDDELKRILEPRAAAPKARLRAIKVMREAGIPVGVLCSPMIPMINDSEIENLLAEAHAAGAQSASYIMLRLPLEVAPLFEEWLQAHYPQRAAHVLSLVRQSRGGELYDSRFGSRMRGEGPFADLLAQRFAKALKRLGLERREGYNLDCNAFCPPGRQMSLI, from the coding sequence ATGTCCATCTCTCTTCCGCCCCGTGGCCGTGGCACCGCCACCAACCCGCACAACCGCTTCGCCCCGAGTCGCTCGGTGGTCGAAGATGATGGCTGGTATCAGGAAGTACCGCCGACCCAAGGCACCGAAGTGCGGATCGAAACGGCCAAGACCATCATCACCCGCAACACCTCGCCGGATCTGCCTTTCGACCGCTCCATCAATCCTTACCGAGGCTGTGAACATGGCTGTATCTACTGCTATGCGCGGCCCAGCCATGCTTACTGGGACATGTCGCCCGGGCTGGATTTCGAAACCAGACTGATCGCCAAGACCAATGCCGCCGATGTGCTGGAGGAGCAGCTGTCCAGGCGCGGTTATCAATGCGCGCCGATCAATCTGGGTTCCAATACCGACCCTTACCAGCCCATCGAGCGCGAACATCGCATTACTCGCCGGATTCTCGAAGTGCTGCTGCGCTACCGTCATCCGGTGACCATCGTCACCAAAGGCTCGCTGATTCTGCGCGACCTGGACCTGCTGACCGAGCTGGCGCAACAGCGCCTGGTCAAGGTCATGATCAGCCTCACCACCCTGGACGATGAACTCAAGCGCATCCTCGAACCGCGCGCGGCGGCGCCCAAGGCGCGGTTGCGGGCGATCAAGGTCATGCGCGAGGCGGGCATTCCCGTGGGGGTGCTGTGTTCGCCGATGATCCCGATGATCAACGACAGCGAGATCGAAAACCTGCTGGCCGAGGCCCATGCCGCCGGTGCGCAGAGTGCCTCATACATCATGTTGCGCCTGCCATTGGAGGTCGCGCCGCTGTTCGAAGAATGGTTACAAGCGCACTACCCGCAACGCGCCGCTCATGTGCTGAGCCTGGTTCGCCAGAGCCGTGGCGGCGAACTGTATGACAGCCGCTTCGGTTCTCGGATGCGTGGCGAAGGCCCGTTCGCCGACCTGCTGGCCCAGCGTTTCGCCAAGGCGCTCAAGCGTCTGGGGCTAGAGCGTCGGGAAGGCTACAATCTCGATTGCAATGCCTTTTGTCCGCCGGGCCGACAGATGTCTTTGATTTGA
- a CDS encoding M3 family metallopeptidase: MPDDDNPLVQAYDLPPFSLIKAEHFSPALDRILAQSRDQVTEIIKTQTAFPTWDDLVLAMDEIHARLKGFRYVLERLTLTRTGDGWTQAWRDCSERLYEYQRSLKQNPELFQLFQQLANSQIARHFTSARKRTLDKILRQFRQNGLAHTSQADLKDLTLRIQGARSLFLEHLHEANKAWSKTFDDEAQLSGLPPSFKQRMADQAREAGRKGWLLTLNEESFRIVTRYADNHLLRKQIYVAFSTRASDQGPHAGVFDNGDVLSQLLRDRHQYATLLGYSNYAQMAIEPEQAESPEQVLSFLQGRLAQQHSVFIRDTEQLQAFATTQGFNRLEPWNLQYLAEKLRRQTAGISEQTVSAWFALESTFSQLRLIARDLFGVIIAERRDVATWHPDVRLFEVRERDEIIGYIYFDPFEVANQDGFPNTTTLRNRRLTAEGRPRHPIAVLHGWLPRSSSADPVLLDHRQLRILFHEFGHCLHHVLTRADYRGVSGISELSRDTAEFAGVLFEKWCFSKQCLIRISKHHQTGAPLPDKIADQLLVYLNTQTSWGTAAFLRDALFDMELHHSHGDGRTAQQVFDQISGQVGHLPVFANERWPNGLDYIVTGYAAGIYAYAWSRESANTVFQTFKRDGLFNAATGRALRETIFAPGDSRPLSESIVAFEHATDHRPGTST; the protein is encoded by the coding sequence ATGCCCGACGATGACAACCCGCTGGTGCAGGCCTACGACCTGCCCCCTTTTTCGCTGATCAAAGCCGAACATTTTTCACCGGCCCTCGACCGGATCCTTGCTCAAAGCCGGGATCAGGTAACCGAGATCATCAAGACCCAGACAGCTTTCCCCACCTGGGACGACCTGGTGCTGGCCATGGACGAAATCCATGCACGATTGAAAGGCTTCCGCTACGTACTGGAGCGTTTGACCTTGACCAGGACGGGAGACGGCTGGACACAGGCTTGGCGCGACTGCAGCGAACGGTTGTACGAGTACCAGAGGTCGTTGAAGCAAAATCCAGAACTGTTTCAACTCTTCCAGCAATTGGCGAACAGCCAGATAGCCAGGCATTTCACATCGGCGAGAAAACGAACGCTGGATAAGATCCTCCGACAGTTTCGCCAGAACGGATTGGCACACACCTCACAGGCAGACTTGAAAGACCTGACGCTACGCATCCAAGGCGCCCGGAGCTTGTTCCTGGAGCACTTGCACGAAGCCAATAAAGCCTGGAGCAAAACGTTTGACGACGAGGCTCAGTTGAGCGGCCTACCGCCGTCTTTCAAACAACGCATGGCCGACCAGGCGCGTGAGGCTGGGCGCAAAGGCTGGTTGCTGACGCTCAATGAGGAATCGTTTCGTATCGTCACCCGTTACGCTGACAATCACCTTTTGCGCAAGCAAATCTATGTCGCCTTCAGCACGCGCGCATCGGATCAAGGGCCGCATGCCGGGGTGTTCGACAACGGCGACGTACTCTCGCAGTTGCTCAGAGATCGTCATCAGTACGCCACCTTACTGGGCTATTCGAATTACGCCCAAATGGCGATCGAGCCGGAGCAAGCCGAGTCGCCCGAGCAGGTCCTGTCGTTCTTGCAAGGGCGGCTCGCACAGCAGCACAGCGTGTTTATCCGGGACACCGAGCAACTGCAGGCATTTGCCACGACACAAGGTTTCAACAGGCTTGAGCCTTGGAACCTTCAATACCTGGCAGAAAAGCTCCGTCGGCAGACAGCAGGCATTTCAGAGCAAACAGTCAGCGCCTGGTTTGCGCTGGAGTCCACTTTTTCACAGCTGCGGCTGATCGCCAGGGACCTGTTCGGCGTGATCATCGCTGAACGTCGGGATGTGGCTACCTGGCATCCGGACGTGCGTCTTTTTGAAGTCCGTGAGCGGGACGAAATCATTGGCTACATCTACTTCGACCCGTTTGAAGTGGCGAACCAGGACGGGTTCCCCAATACCACGACCCTGCGCAACCGTCGCCTCACGGCCGAGGGCCGCCCCCGCCACCCCATCGCCGTCTTGCATGGCTGGTTGCCGCGTAGCTCAAGTGCAGACCCCGTATTGCTGGATCATCGGCAGCTACGAATCCTCTTTCATGAATTCGGCCATTGCCTGCACCACGTATTGACCCGGGCAGACTATCGCGGGGTTTCAGGTATCTCGGAGCTTTCCCGGGATACGGCCGAATTTGCCGGAGTATTGTTCGAGAAATGGTGCTTCTCCAAACAGTGCCTGATCCGTATATCAAAGCATCATCAAACCGGGGCACCCTTACCGGACAAAATCGCCGATCAGTTGCTGGTTTACCTCAATACGCAAACCAGTTGGGGCACCGCCGCTTTCTTGCGCGATGCGTTATTCGACATGGAGTTGCACCACAGCCACGGCGACGGACGCACAGCCCAACAAGTATTCGATCAAATCAGCGGACAAGTAGGGCACCTGCCGGTGTTCGCGAACGAACGTTGGCCCAATGGCCTGGACTACATCGTCACGGGCTACGCAGCCGGGATCTACGCCTATGCCTGGTCAAGGGAGTCGGCCAATACCGTCTTCCAGACATTCAAACGCGATGGACTGTTCAACGCGGCAACGGGCCGGGCATTGCGCGAAACGATCTTCGCGCCGGGGGATTCACGACCGTTGTCCGAATCCATAGTCGCCTTCGAGCACGCAACCGATCATCGCCCGGGGACATCCACCTGA
- a CDS encoding SulP family inorganic anion transporter, producing MRAAQLKAVLPRELLASVVVFLVALPLCMGIAIASGLPPAKGLITGIIGGLVVGFLAGSKLQVSGPAAGLAVLVFELVRQHGVAMLGPILLLAGLLQLLAGRFRLGCWFRVTAPAVVYGMLAGIGVLIVLSQVHVMLDAVPKPSGLDNLAAFPAAVAQALPSFGWQAGLLGLSTIAVMWLWEKFRPHSLRFVPGALLGVGLATIASLLLALQVKRVEVPENLAEAIDWLRPADLLNLADPTLLIAAFAVAFIASAETLLSAAAVDRMHSGERADFDRELSAQGIGNMLCGLLGALPMTGVIVRSSANVQAGATTRMSTIFHGLWLLLFVLLLSSVLQSIPVASLAGVLVYTGFKLVDLKAFRGLGRYGRMPMFTYAATALAIIFTDLLTGVLIGFGLTLAKLAWKASRLKISLIDLPRDGEMELRLVGAATFLKVPALTQVLGTIPPGATVHVPLNNLSYIDHSCLELLEEWGRANASKGSKLLIESRGLKRRLEGRLRTTVGVGAAAS from the coding sequence ATGCGTGCTGCTCAATTAAAAGCTGTTCTGCCACGGGAGCTGTTGGCTTCCGTGGTGGTGTTTCTGGTGGCGCTGCCCTTGTGCATGGGCATTGCCATCGCGTCCGGCCTGCCACCGGCCAAAGGGCTGATCACCGGCATCATCGGTGGTCTGGTTGTGGGTTTTCTGGCCGGGTCCAAGTTGCAAGTCAGCGGCCCGGCCGCCGGGTTGGCGGTACTGGTCTTCGAACTGGTGCGCCAGCACGGCGTCGCGATGCTCGGGCCGATCCTGCTGCTGGCCGGTCTTCTACAGTTGCTGGCCGGGCGCTTTCGCCTGGGTTGCTGGTTCCGGGTGACCGCGCCTGCGGTGGTCTACGGGATGCTGGCGGGTATCGGTGTGCTGATCGTGTTGTCCCAGGTCCATGTGATGCTCGACGCGGTGCCTAAGCCGTCAGGGCTGGATAATCTGGCGGCGTTTCCTGCGGCAGTGGCTCAGGCGTTGCCGTCCTTCGGCTGGCAGGCTGGTCTGCTCGGTTTGTCGACGATTGCGGTGATGTGGCTGTGGGAAAAGTTTCGCCCTCACAGCTTGCGCTTTGTTCCCGGTGCCCTGCTCGGCGTGGGTCTGGCGACCATTGCCAGCCTGCTGTTGGCCTTACAGGTCAAACGTGTGGAAGTCCCGGAGAACCTTGCCGAAGCCATCGATTGGCTGCGCCCGGCCGACCTGCTGAACCTGGCCGACCCCACGTTGCTGATCGCTGCGTTCGCTGTCGCTTTCATCGCCAGCGCCGAAACGCTGCTGTCGGCCGCTGCCGTGGACCGCATGCACAGCGGCGAACGCGCGGATTTCGATCGGGAACTGTCCGCCCAGGGCATCGGTAATATGCTCTGCGGTCTGCTCGGCGCCCTGCCGATGACCGGCGTGATCGTGCGCAGTTCGGCCAATGTCCAGGCCGGGGCGACCACGCGGATGTCGACGATTTTCCATGGCCTGTGGCTGTTACTCTTTGTGCTGTTGCTGTCCAGCGTGCTCCAGAGCATTCCAGTGGCGAGCCTGGCGGGCGTGTTGGTGTACACCGGTTTCAAACTGGTGGATCTCAAGGCGTTTCGCGGGCTGGGACGTTATGGCCGGATGCCGATGTTCACCTATGCCGCGACGGCGCTGGCGATCATCTTCACCGACCTGCTGACCGGCGTGCTGATCGGTTTCGGCCTGACCCTGGCGAAACTGGCCTGGAAAGCCTCGCGACTGAAAATCAGCCTGATCGACCTGCCCCGGGACGGTGAAATGGAGCTGCGCTTGGTGGGGGCGGCAACCTTCCTGAAGGTGCCGGCACTGACCCAGGTGCTGGGCACCATTCCCCCAGGCGCGACGGTGCATGTGCCGCTCAATAACCTGAGTTACATCGACCATTCGTGTCTGGAGTTGCTGGAAGAATGGGGCCGGGCGAATGCCAGCAAGGGCTCGAAGCTGTTGATCGAATCCCGCGGGCTCAAGCGCAGGCTGGAAGGGCGCTTGCGCACCACGGTAGGGGTTGGCGCAGCGGCTTCCTGA
- the coxB gene encoding cytochrome c oxidase subunit II, producing the protein MTRHPHVWMGLLLWSIFSQAQAAWTVNMAPGATQISNAVFDLHMTIFWICVVIGIIVFGAMFWSMIMHRRSTGQNAANFHENTRVEILWTIVPFLILVAMAVPATATLIKMYDSSESDIDIQVTGYQWKWHYKYLGQDVEFFSNLATPAEQINNQSAKGEHYLLEVDKPLVLPVDAKVRFLVTSADVIHSWWVPAFAVKRDAIPGFVNEAWTRVDKPGLYRGQCAELCGKDHGFMPIVVEVKSKPDYEAWLAERKAEAAQLKELTSKEWTLQELIERGDKVYHTTCVACHQAEGQGLPPMFPALKGSKIATGPIKDHLNIVFHGKPGTSMAAFGKQLSEVDIAAVVTYERNAWGNNKGDMVTPKEVLELKQAESQ; encoded by the coding sequence ATGACGCGACATCCACACGTATGGATGGGCCTCCTGTTGTGGTCGATTTTCAGTCAGGCGCAAGCAGCCTGGACTGTGAATATGGCGCCTGGAGCGACACAGATCAGCAATGCAGTGTTCGACCTGCACATGACCATCTTCTGGATCTGTGTAGTGATCGGCATCATCGTCTTCGGCGCCATGTTCTGGTCGATGATAATGCACCGCCGCTCAACCGGCCAAAATGCGGCCAATTTCCACGAAAACACCCGCGTCGAAATCCTCTGGACCATCGTGCCCTTCCTGATCCTGGTTGCAATGGCGGTTCCCGCCACCGCGACGCTGATCAAGATGTACGACTCCAGCGAGTCGGACATCGATATCCAGGTCACCGGCTATCAGTGGAAGTGGCACTACAAGTACCTGGGGCAGGACGTCGAGTTCTTCAGCAACCTGGCCACCCCCGCCGAACAAATCAATAACCAGAGCGCCAAGGGCGAACATTACCTGTTGGAAGTCGACAAGCCGCTGGTGCTGCCGGTCGATGCCAAGGTGCGCTTTCTGGTGACCTCCGCCGACGTGATCCACTCCTGGTGGGTGCCGGCGTTTGCGGTCAAGCGCGATGCGATTCCAGGCTTCGTCAACGAAGCCTGGACCCGCGTCGACAAGCCCGGCCTGTATCGCGGCCAGTGCGCCGAACTGTGCGGCAAGGACCACGGGTTCATGCCCATCGTGGTCGAGGTCAAGAGCAAGCCCGACTATGAAGCATGGCTGGCCGAGCGCAAGGCCGAAGCGGCGCAGCTCAAAGAGCTGACCAGCAAGGAATGGACCCTGCAAGAGCTTATCGAGCGTGGCGACAAGGTCTATCACACCACCTGCGTGGCCTGTCACCAGGCCGAAGGCCAGGGCCTGCCGCCGATGTTCCCGGCCCTCAAGGGCTCGAAAATCGCCACCGGGCCGATCAAGGATCACCTGAACATTGTCTTCCACGGCAAACCGGGCACCTCCATGGCGGCGTTCGGCAAACAATTGTCGGAAGTCGATATCGCCGCGGTCGTGACCTATGAACGTAACGCCTGGGGCAACAACAAGGGCGACATGGTTACGCCTAAAGAAGTGCTGGAACTCAAACAGGCAGAAAGCCAATGA
- a CDS encoding YheV family putative zinc ribbon protein, protein MSKGPVITKRRFIAGAVCPACSEPDKLMMWNEDGVPHRECVACGYSDTLNEQGLSVPKELGTRVNTAALKVPDAKVQAVQFFPNPKLKKKTD, encoded by the coding sequence ATGAGCAAGGGGCCTGTGATTACCAAAAGACGCTTTATCGCCGGGGCAGTCTGCCCAGCGTGCAGCGAACCGGACAAGTTGATGATGTGGAACGAAGACGGCGTGCCGCACCGTGAATGCGTGGCCTGCGGTTATTCCGACACGCTCAACGAGCAAGGCCTGTCGGTGCCCAAGGAATTGGGCACCCGAGTCAACACCGCGGCGCTCAAAGTGCCGGACGCCAAGGTTCAGGCGGTGCAATTTTTCCCCAATCCCAAGTTGAAGAAAAAAACCGACTGA
- the ctaD gene encoding cytochrome c oxidase subunit I, giving the protein MSAVIDDHGHADHAHGPAKGLMRWVLTTNHKDIGTLYLWFAFSMFLLGGSFAMVIRAELFQPGLQIVQPEFFNQMTTMHGLVMVFGAVMPAFVGLANWMIPLMIGAPDMALPRMNNFSFWLLPAAFLMLVSTLFTPGGGPNFGWTFYAPLSTTYAPESVTFFIFAIHLMGISSIMGAINVVATILNLRAPGMTLMKMPLFVWTWLITAFLLIAVMPVLAGCVTMMLMDIHFGTSFFSAAGGGDPVLFQHVFWFFGHPEVYIMILPAFGAVSSIIPAFSRKPLFGYTSMVYATAAIAFLSFIVWAHHMFVVGIPLVGELFFMYATLLIAVPTGVKVFNWASTMWQGSLTFETPMLFAVAFVILFSIGGFSGLMLAIAPADFQYQDTYFVVAHFHYVLVPGAIFGIFASAYYWLPKWTGHMYDETLGKLHFWLSFVGMNLAFFPMHFVGLAGMPRRIPDYNLQFADFNMVSSIGAFMFGTTQLFFLFIVIKTIRGGEPAPAKPWDGAEGLEWSVPSPAPYHTFTTPPEVK; this is encoded by the coding sequence ATGAGTGCTGTGATCGATGACCACGGTCATGCCGACCACGCCCACGGCCCCGCCAAAGGGCTGATGCGCTGGGTACTGACCACCAACCACAAGGATATCGGCACGCTGTACCTGTGGTTCGCGTTCTCCATGTTCCTGCTGGGCGGCTCGTTCGCCATGGTGATCCGCGCCGAGCTGTTCCAGCCCGGCCTGCAGATCGTGCAGCCGGAGTTCTTCAACCAGATGACCACCATGCATGGCCTGGTGATGGTCTTCGGCGCGGTGATGCCGGCCTTCGTCGGCCTGGCCAACTGGATGATTCCGCTGATGATCGGGGCGCCGGACATGGCCCTGCCGCGCATGAACAACTTCAGTTTCTGGTTGTTGCCGGCGGCATTCCTGATGCTGGTGTCGACGCTGTTCACCCCCGGCGGCGGGCCGAACTTCGGCTGGACCTTCTACGCGCCGCTGTCCACCACCTATGCGCCGGAAAGCGTGACGTTCTTTATCTTTGCCATCCACCTGATGGGCATCAGCTCGATCATGGGCGCGATCAACGTGGTCGCCACCATCCTCAACCTGCGCGCCCCCGGCATGACACTGATGAAAATGCCGCTGTTCGTCTGGACCTGGCTGATCACCGCGTTCCTGCTGATCGCAGTGATGCCGGTGCTGGCCGGCTGCGTGACGATGATGCTGATGGACATCCACTTCGGCACCAGCTTCTTCAGTGCTGCCGGCGGCGGTGACCCGGTGCTGTTCCAGCACGTGTTCTGGTTCTTCGGCCATCCCGAGGTGTACATCATGATCCTGCCGGCCTTCGGTGCCGTCAGCTCGATCATCCCGGCCTTCTCGCGCAAACCGTTGTTCGGCTACACCTCCATGGTCTATGCCACCGCGGCCATTGCGTTCCTGTCGTTCATCGTCTGGGCGCACCACATGTTCGTGGTGGGCATTCCGCTGGTGGGCGAGCTGTTCTTCATGTACGCCACCCTGCTGATTGCCGTGCCCACCGGGGTGAAGGTGTTCAACTGGGCCAGCACCATGTGGCAAGGCTCGCTGACCTTCGAGACGCCGATGCTGTTTGCCGTAGCGTTCGTGATCCTGTTTTCCATCGGCGGCTTCTCCGGGCTGATGCTGGCCATCGCCCCGGCGGACTTCCAGTACCAGGACACCTATTTCGTGGTCGCGCACTTCCACTATGTGCTGGTGCCCGGCGCGATCTTCGGGATCTTCGCCTCGGCCTACTACTGGCTGCCGAAATGGACCGGCCACATGTACGACGAAACCCTCGGCAAGCTGCACTTCTGGCTGTCCTTCGTCGGCATGAACCTGGCGTTCTTCCCGATGCACTTCGTCGGCCTGGCGGGCATGCCCCGGCGGATCCCGGACTACAACCTGCAGTTCGCCGACTTCAACATGGTCTCGTCCATCGGCGCGTTCATGTTCGGCACCACGCAGTTGTTCTTCCTGTTCATCGTGATCAAGACCATCCGCGGCGGCGAACCGGCTCCGGCCAAGCCGTGGGATGGGGCTGAGGGGTTGGAGTGGAGCGTGCCTTCACCGGCGCCGTATCACACCTTCACTACGCCGCCGGAAGTGAAATGA
- a CDS encoding cytochrome c oxidase assembly protein yields MADSISLKKLVTRLLLVVVAMFVFGFALVPIYDVMCKAFGINGKTAGQYEGEQTVDESRQVRVQFLSTNSVDMVWDFYPKGDELVVQPGAVNEMVFVAHNPTDRPMSAQAVPSIAPSNAAAYFHKTECFCFTQQVLQPGERIEMPMRFIVDRDMPKEVKHLTLSYTLFDITARHPPVAVNTDR; encoded by the coding sequence ATGGCTGACTCGATTTCGCTGAAAAAACTGGTCACGCGCCTGTTGCTGGTGGTGGTGGCGATGTTTGTCTTCGGGTTTGCCCTGGTGCCGATCTACGACGTGATGTGCAAGGCCTTCGGCATCAACGGCAAGACCGCCGGGCAGTACGAAGGCGAGCAAACCGTGGATGAATCGCGCCAGGTGCGCGTGCAGTTCCTGTCGACCAACTCGGTGGACATGGTCTGGGATTTCTACCCCAAGGGCGATGAACTGGTGGTTCAGCCGGGGGCCGTGAACGAGATGGTGTTCGTTGCCCACAACCCCACCGATCGGCCGATGAGCGCCCAAGCAGTGCCCAGCATCGCGCCGAGCAACGCGGCGGCCTATTTCCACAAGACCGAATGCTTTTGTTTTACCCAGCAAGTGCTGCAACCCGGTGAACGTATCGAAATGCCCATGCGCTTCATCGTTGACCGGGACATGCCCAAGGAAGTGAAGCACCTGACGCTGTCCTACACGCTGTTCGATATCACCGCTCGTCATCCACCGGTGGCTGTAAACACTGACCGATAG
- a CDS encoding tyrosine-protein phosphatase translates to MFKRYYRSLLLLSLCLVFAESQALAADLVEAGSSEWARPVEKRYNLYQMSPALYRSALPDAEALPLLTRLNIGTVITFLPESDANWLSTPGVKQVQLPYRTNHVDDSDILAALRAIQVAEADGPVLMHCKHGSDRTGLVAAMYRVVVQGWSKEEALNEMTEGGFGNNPHFKDGIRYMIRADIEKLRIALANGDCSTSVFALCSLNSWINSTTTAHHLDPQVDVPGR, encoded by the coding sequence ATGTTCAAACGCTATTACCGCTCGCTGCTTCTTCTGTCCTTGTGCCTGGTATTTGCCGAGTCCCAGGCCCTGGCGGCCGATTTGGTCGAGGCGGGGTCTTCCGAATGGGCCCGGCCGGTAGAAAAGCGCTACAACCTTTATCAAATGTCTCCCGCGCTTTACCGCAGCGCCTTGCCGGACGCTGAGGCTTTGCCTCTGCTGACGAGACTCAACATCGGCACGGTCATCACCTTTCTGCCGGAGTCGGATGCCAATTGGTTATCCACACCCGGCGTCAAGCAAGTGCAGTTGCCTTATCGCACCAACCATGTGGACGACAGCGATATCCTCGCCGCCTTGCGCGCCATTCAGGTCGCCGAAGCCGATGGCCCGGTGCTGATGCACTGCAAGCATGGCTCGGACCGCACCGGGTTGGTGGCAGCCATGTACAGAGTGGTCGTACAGGGCTGGAGCAAAGAGGAGGCCTTGAACGAAATGACGGAAGGCGGCTTTGGCAACAACCCGCACTTCAAGGACGGGATTCGTTACATGATCCGGGCTGATATTGAGAAGCTCCGCATTGCGCTGGCCAACGGCGATTGCAGCACCAGCGTTTTTGCTCTTTGCTCCCTGAACAGTTGGATCAACTCAACCACCACAGCGCATCATCTCGACCCTCAGGTGGATGTCCCCGGGCGATGA
- a CDS encoding cytochrome c oxidase subunit 3 encodes MATHEHYYVPAQSKWPIIATVGMFVTVYGLATWFNDLKADRPDSNGPLIFFVGGLLLAYMLFGWFGAVIKESRAGLYSAQLDRSFRWGMSWFIFSEVMFFVAFFGALFYVRMISAPGLAGEGSKGLSEMLWPNFEYVWPLLNNPDPKLFPPPKDVISPWGLPLLNTILLVSSSVTVTIAHHALKKGHRGALKIWLAITVLLGCAFLGFQAEEYIHAYKELGLTLGSGIYGATFFMLTGFHGAHVTIGTIILFVMLMRVMRGHFDNEHQFGFEAASWYWHFVDVVWIGLFFFVYIL; translated from the coding sequence ATGGCAACTCACGAGCACTATTACGTTCCGGCCCAGAGTAAATGGCCGATCATCGCCACCGTCGGGATGTTCGTCACGGTGTACGGCCTGGCGACCTGGTTCAACGACCTGAAGGCTGACCGGCCCGACTCCAACGGCCCGCTGATCTTCTTCGTTGGCGGCCTGCTGTTGGCCTACATGCTATTCGGCTGGTTCGGCGCGGTGATCAAGGAAAGTCGCGCCGGGCTCTACAGTGCGCAGCTCGACCGCTCGTTTCGCTGGGGCATGAGCTGGTTCATCTTCTCCGAAGTGATGTTCTTCGTCGCCTTCTTCGGCGCGCTGTTCTATGTGCGCATGATCTCGGCGCCGGGCTTGGCCGGTGAAGGCAGCAAGGGCCTGTCGGAGATGCTTTGGCCGAACTTCGAATACGTCTGGCCGTTGCTGAACAACCCCGACCCCAAGCTCTTCCCGCCGCCCAAGGATGTAATCAGCCCTTGGGGCTTGCCGCTGCTCAATACCATCCTGCTGGTCAGTTCCAGCGTCACCGTGACCATCGCCCACCATGCCCTGAAAAAAGGCCATCGCGGTGCGCTGAAAATCTGGCTGGCGATCACCGTGCTGCTGGGTTGCGCCTTCCTGGGCTTCCAGGCCGAGGAATACATCCACGCCTATAAAGAGCTGGGCCTGACGTTGGGCTCGGGAATCTATGGCGCAACGTTCTTCATGCTCACCGGTTTCCACGGCGCTCACGTCACCATCGGCACGATCATTTTGTTTGTGATGCTTATGCGCGTCATGCGTGGGCATTTCGACAACGAACACCAGTTCGGCTTCGAGGCCGCGAGCTGGTACTGGCACTTCGTCGATGTGGTGTGGATCGGCTTGTTCTTCTTCGTCTACATACTCTGA
- a CDS encoding carbonic anhydrase, which produces MSDKDKQPLAASASAQPAAETADAALQHIVDGFLHFHHEIFPQQEELFKKLATAQAPRAMFITCADSRIVPELITHSSPGDLFVTRNVGNVVPPYGQMNGGVSTAIEYAVLALGVQHIIVCGHSDCGAMRAVLNPDTLEKMPTVKAWLRHAEVAKTMVHDNCPCGDEKQIMPILTEENVIAQLQHLRTHPSVASRMANGQLFIHGWVYNIETSEIKAYDADQGCFLPLDGSHPIPVATPKARF; this is translated from the coding sequence ATGAGTGACAAGGATAAACAGCCGTTGGCTGCGTCGGCTTCAGCCCAACCCGCGGCGGAAACCGCCGATGCAGCGCTGCAGCATATTGTTGACGGCTTTTTGCATTTCCATCACGAAATCTTTCCGCAGCAGGAAGAACTCTTCAAGAAACTCGCCACCGCGCAAGCGCCCAGGGCGATGTTCATCACCTGCGCCGATTCGCGCATCGTGCCCGAGCTGATTACCCATAGCTCCCCGGGCGACCTGTTCGTGACCCGCAACGTCGGCAACGTCGTTCCGCCATACGGGCAGATGAACGGCGGCGTCTCTACCGCCATCGAATACGCCGTGCTGGCCCTCGGAGTGCAGCACATCATCGTCTGTGGTCACTCCGACTGCGGCGCCATGCGTGCAGTGTTGAATCCCGACACCCTGGAAAAAATGCCCACGGTCAAAGCCTGGTTGCGCCACGCCGAAGTGGCCAAGACCATGGTCCATGACAACTGCCCGTGCGGCGACGAAAAACAAATCATGCCTATCCTCACCGAAGAGAACGTGATCGCGCAGTTGCAGCATTTGCGAACACATCCCTCGGTCGCTTCTCGCATGGCCAACGGCCAGTTGTTCATCCATGGCTGGGTGTACAACATCGAGACCAGCGAGATCAAAGCCTACGACGCGGACCAGGGCTGTTTCCTGCCGCTCGATGGCAGCCATCCGATACCGGTGGCGACGCCTAAAGCGCGCTTCTAA